Sequence from the Mycobacterium florentinum genome:
GCCGACCGCCGTTCGAGGTCAACGAGTTTCATGAGGTCGACCTCGCCGACCCCGCGTCCATCGATGCCGCGGTAGCGTCCATCAGCGGACCGGTCGATGTGCTCTTCAACGTCGCCGGCGTCTCCTCCGGGATCGGTAACCCGTCGCTGGTTGCCACGATCAACTTCCTGGGCCTGCGGCAGGTCACCGAGGCGCTGGTCCCCAAGATGGCGGCGGGGTCCTCGATCGTGAGCGTGTCCTCGCTCGCGGCGGCCGCCTATCGGGAACATGCGGCCGCGGTGGCGCCACTGCTGAACACCGCGACGATGCAACAGGGCATCGACTGGTGCCGCGCGAATCCCGATGTGTTGGGCAACGGCTACCAACTGTCCAAGGAAGCGATCATCTTCTACACCATGCGCAGCGCTACGCCGCTGGGCGCCAAGGGTATTCGGATCAACTGCACCGGGCCCGGGGTCACCGAGACGCCGATC
This genomic interval carries:
- a CDS encoding coniferyl-alcohol dehydrogenase — translated: MGAIDGLWRYDGRRAVVTGCASGIGEHVVRQLTELRAQVVGLDKRRPPFEVNEFHEVDLADPASIDAAVASISGPVDVLFNVAGVSSGIGNPSLVATINFLGLRQVTEALVPKMAAGSSIVSVSSLAAAAYREHAAAVAPLLNTATMQQGIDWCRANPDVLGNGYQLSKEAIIFYTMRSATPLGAKGIRINCTGPGVTETPILDQLRTAYGQGFLDDIPKPLGRVSDPAEQAAVLLFLNSGAASYITGQIIWVDGGNVGATIARELEEGAPRGRLD